A window of Primulina huaijiensis isolate GDHJ02 chromosome 9, ASM1229523v2, whole genome shotgun sequence contains these coding sequences:
- the LOC140985158 gene encoding 1-aminocyclopropane-1-carboxylate oxidase-like, with amino-acid sequence MATFPVINMEKLKGEERSATMEIIKDACENWGFFELVNHGISPEFMDTVERLTKEHYKKTMEQRFKEMVSSKGLESVQSEITDLDWESTFHLRHLPVSNISEIPDLEHEYRKVLKEFGAQLEKLAEHLLDLLCENLGLEKGYLKKAFYGAKGPTFGTKVSNYPPCPKPDLIKGLRAHTDAGGIILLFQDDKVSGLQLLKDGEWVDVPPMRHSIVINLGDQLEVITNGKYKSVMHRVIAQTDGTRMSIASFYNPGSDAVIYPAPALVEKEKREDLYPKFVFEDYMKLYVGVKFQAKEPRFEAFKAIESPSNLGPIATA; translated from the exons ATGGCAACTTTTCCAGTGATCAACATGGAGAAGCTCAAAGGAGAAGAGAGGTCTGCGACAATGGAGATAATTAAGGATGCCTGTGAAAACTGGGGTTTCTTTGAG CTGGTGAATCATGGGATTTCTCCTGAATTCATGGACACCGTGGAGAGGCTAACAAAGGAGCATTACAAGAAAACTATGGAACAAAGGTTCAAAGAAATGGTATCAAGTAAAGGGCTTGAATCTGTTCAGTCAGAGATAACTGATTTAGACTGGGAAAGCACCTTCCACTTACGCCATCTCCCTGTCTCAAACATCTCAGAAATCCCTGATCTTGAACATGAATACAG GAAAGTTCTGAAGGAATTTGGTGCGCAGTTAGAGAAACTTGCTGAGCATCTTCTTGATTTGCTGTGCGAGAACCTTGGACTTGAGAAGGGCTATCTGAAAAAGGCATTCTATGGCGCAAAAGGCCCAACTTTCGGCACAAAAGTGAGCAACTACCCCCCATGCCCCAAGCCTGACCTGATCAAGGGTCTACGTGCCCACACCGATGCAGGTGGCATCATCCTTCTCTTCCAAGATGATAAGGTCAGCGGTCTGCAGCTACTCAAAGACGGCGAATGGGTTGACGTTCCGCCTATGCGTCACTCAATTGTCATCAACTTAGGTGACCAACTTGAG GTTATAACAAATGGAAAGTACAAGAGTGTTATGCACCGTGTGATTGCTCAGACAGATGGAACAAGAATGTCTATTGCATCATTCTACAATCCTGGAAGTGACGCTGTCATCTATCCAGCTCCAGCACTGGTtgagaaagaaaaaagagaggatTTATACCCGAAATTTGTATTCGAGGACTATATGAAACTCTATGTTGGCGTGAAGTTCCAGGCCAAGGAGCCAAGATTTGAAGCCTTCAAGGCCATAGAAAGCCCTTCCAACTTGGGACCAATTGCAACTGCTTAA